CAATTCTGAGTTGTCGAAACAAAACAACGATTCAGGAAGCTCGTTACAGCGACTCCTCTTGTTACTTCCGTGTGGATGACGCCTCGTGACCACGCCCACCAAGCAACTTCCGACCACTAATCGTGGAGGGCGCATGCGTCCAGTGAGCGCGCGGGAGAGATCGAACAGCTCGAATTATGACATCTGTGTGAAACTTGTTTATATCTACGGACTATAACACGACACGGGAGGACGAAACACAAggtttgtcagtgtttcagcAACGTTTATGTTCCCGGACATGTCGCTGTGTGTGCAACTCTAAATGCCTTAAAGATACAGAAAGAAGGTATTATTTAAAGAGGTAGCAAACAAAACTAGCAGGCTTTTGTATAACAGCCGTGCTGTGTTGATGTGAGAACACGAAAAGTCGAAAATTACCTCACTGAATTATTGTATGCTGTATTGTACATGAACTGTAGTGACTATGTTTACAGCCTCACTTACCTCACTTATAAGGTACTGTCATTTTAGGTTTGCTAGTTTTATTATCCAATGCTGTTGCgcctggtgtttgtttttgcactgtTGTCATGAAACAAGAACAGCAATTAGTCAGATTTAATAGTTCATTATTGCTAAATGTGTCCTGACATAGTGTGTCCTGTTTaacttaaaatataataacCATTTCTATTTGCTGGCACgttattgttttgtgtattgTGTTACTGTTGTGCGGAAGTACTGTGTATAGACACATTATTACACAGGTAATTTTAATTGTGAAGTTCCTTTGATTTTACACTAACTATGCACTTTATTAAGAAAACAATTCTTGAggtgaacacattaatcatgTCGATTTTAAAACAATCAGAATTGGCCAGTTATAGTTTATTTAATGTGCATATTACTATTTCACATTTCTTCTCAGAAACTGCTGCCTGGTGTACTTTTTTTCTAATGTTTATTTAATGAGGTTTAGTTTCTTGGTTACTGATTCTAGTATGTAATATTTAATTGATACATTGATTTAAATACAATGTAAGTGTAAGAACATATTTGTCAATCACTTAGCTATTCTCCACATTTTAGTTCCTTTTACTGTCAAAACACACTCAGTTCTTCACGGCATTGATTCTACAAGTTAGTGAAACGTATTCCCACTCTCCAATTTTACCTCTTCTCAGAGATAttctaacatatatatatatatatatatatatatatatatacgtatatatgtgtatatgtgtatatatgtatgtatatatatatatatacatatgtgtatatatatatacatatatatatatatatatatatatatacatatatatatatatatatatatatatatacatatatatataaaaatctgGTGATGACTGTGGAGGACACAGAAGTTCACTGAACTTATGTATGTTGATAAAACCAGGGAACTCTCACTTAGTGACATGATGGTGCATTATAATGCTGGAAGTTGCTACTGGAAGATGGTAAACTGTGGACATAAAGAGAGGAACATAGTCAGCAACAATACTCAAATAGGCTGCGTTAGTCAAAACTGTGCCATGAAACATTCCCTGGACCattacaccaccaccaccaccgccgccagTCTGGACCACTGTCACAAGCCGCATTTGGTCCATAGATTCTTGTTGTTGAAGCCAAATTCTGATTCTACCATCTGTAGCCTCAGCAGAAATCTATCAGACCAGGATACATTTCAACATTCTTCAACTGTCCAGCTTTGTAGATTCTATGTCCACTGCAATTTCAGATTTGTGTTCTTGACTGACAGGAGTCAGGAGTAGAATTTGCCTCATCTTCTGCTGTTTTAGAACATCCACCTCTAAAAGGTGCATATGTGAGTCACTGTAGCCTTTCTGTCAGCTTTCACCAGTCCTCGATTAAAAAGGTGTTCAcacatgtgtttgcatgtttttaacaAACTGCAGTCACACATGGAGCTTTATGGATAATTTCATGAATGACCAAGTGTGCAGGTGTTCCCACTTAAGTGTGCAAATATACTTTGCAGTTCATTATATGTCTGGTGAGAACTAAGGCAGTGTAATACAACAGTCAATGTAATAGACTCTCTTCATGAAGATTTTAATGTTTGGTttctttttcaatattttttttacaacttttttaattttgtagGTTGTAGAGACGGGAGTTTCTGTGcattctctcctcttcctcttctttccttcatATGAATGAGACAGTCAAAATAATTGGAAGACCTGTTAGTTCAACATTGTCACAGAAATTACTCTAAAATAGTAACTGAAGATATAAACGTCAGGAAGGTAGAAATGGTTTAAGAATGTTAAATATGAACTGTGTTGTGTTAGCTGGGTTCGTCAAACAAACTGACATTTGAATGTACACGTCATATGTTTTGTGTAATAGTCTCaatcatcacacatcattcTTTTCTTGTTAAAGATCAGTCTGCACTGACAAGATGGCGGATGATTTCAGCCAATCCCTCACCCCGCCAGTATCCCCCTTTGCAGCAGACAATCTCTGTGAGCTGACCCCTGCCCAGCCGCCTTGTTTTTGCTGCTCTGAAACAAAAGATGACCCTACTGGAGCACTATCCACAGAGGGATATGCTGCTAGAGGCTCACTTAAGcggtatatatatgtatctttgTACCTATGGAAATATCCAAAATTAAAGTCAATTGAGTGGCAGTAGAAGTCTCATCAGTAGAGATATTTTATTATACTAAGTCTTAACTGTGAATTTGTCCTGTCATTAGGCTGCTATTGCATCTTGACCCTGCCCCTGCAGAGTATGAGACTGACACAGTGGAGATTTTTGGTTTTCCCTGGGTAACAGAGACAGCACTGGTGGAAACAACCAAGGTTCTCTTTGGTCTGTTTAGGTAAGACAAGATGTAAAACTAATGTCACTAAAGTTAACCTTTTAGAATAAAAGCTTTTCATTCTACCACTATCCTAATCTGAAGGTTATTTCTGAGAATCAGAGAGCTAAGTGAGCAAATTTGTGTTTTAGTAAATGTCCACTGTGGATCTTTCATGTACACGTCCTCAGTCTTGTTTGCTCTGTTATATTTCAGACAAAAGGTTTACAGATTGGAGACCTTGGTGCAGTCGAGTTCACATGATTTTGGTAAGCCCTTATATGTATGCAGTTCCTGGTCCAATAATCAGTCTCTTTAGTTTGAGGATTATGTTCACTGTAAGTCACTATTTGCTGTTTGAGTATTTGCACAGGTAAAGTCTCTAGTGCATATGGGTTGAGTTCTCATTTTGAGCTGAAAATTAATTTTAGcatctttcttcattttaactgacattaGACATTAGTAGCATTAACTGGTGGCTCTCATTACGACCAAAGTTTCAGGTCAGGGTTATTAGAAAACATTCAGCAAAGTTTGAATATTGTTACTAATGTGTaatagattatttatttatcttgtttACTGACAACAAGTCCTACCAATAATATGCTTTCTAGAGTTAGAACGCtaaaagaacaataaaataTTCTGATATCACCATTTGTTCGTTTACCATAAGAGGATAATGGGTTCACTCTTTGCATTTGTGTCATGTCTCATATCTGATGCAGTGGGTTTGTTTTACATGAGAATGAATAATGCCTACAACATCCATTATATATATCAGGTCAAGCTGGCAACCTCCACTATGAAGCAGAAGACCTCAGGCAACAATGTGTCTCATTTCTGCAGTTTGTCAAAGTCTTTGTGTACAGGTAAGTCTTTGGATCAAATGTGAAATTTCCTCCCactcatttcattttgtatgtAAATACATCTAAAACATCCTGCATTTATCTGCCTTTGTTTCTATTCAGATATCTGGAACCTTCCAGCTCCCTGGACACATGTCCATCTCACCCCTATGAGGAACTGGAAGCTCAGCTCCCCTCTGCTCTTTTGGAGGAGCTGTTTGGCATCACTCTCCTCATAGGACGGCTCAAAGACCTGCCTGCCAACGTTCAGAGTGCCTTTACTATAAAGAACCAAGGAAAGGTACAAGTGAACAATGAACAGCCTCGAGCAAATACTCCCATTGagcatttaaatgaatgatttaatttaaagcatttaaataAAGGCAAGACAAATgaataacataaacaaaatgaagcatttgcaacatcacaacaaaaagAGTAGATCTTGTTAaattgaaactgaaaaaaagttAAGAATTATGTGTGAACTTATCGAGTACCACCTATCTTTACAGTAAATGGCGTATTATACATACATAAGTGTATGTATAATACAACTTTAAATTTTCTGCGTCTGATATGATTGCTCTTGACTTAATTCTCTGCTTTCCTCCACAGATTTTTCCTCCCTCATGGCATTTGTTACACCTCCATCTCGACATCCACTGGTCAGTCTTGGAGATCCTTCACCTACTTGGTTACAAGATGCAAGGTTCGTGCATGTGTGCCATCTCCTTGCACCAGACagcaaattcaaaatgaagatgtaaaaatgtgtcatgtggtttgtttgttgttgtattgttataatggaggttttttttgctattttaccTGCTCCTCTCCTTAGGCCAGGTGGTGTATGCCCACCAATTTGTGAACCTGACAGGAGAGAACCTGACTGATGCCAGTCTGTTTGAAGAACACCTGTGCAGTCTGTTGTGTGATCTCACTGGTCTGGCCATAGGCAAATACAGCAAGGTAGGCAGCTGGCCAAAAAACATTACACTTGACTGTTGAGATACATCCAtgacatgattttattttttggttattAGTAGTTGAAAGTCTGCTGCTGACTATACAACAGTGAGTCACTGGTTGGTAGAAACTGGATGGCAACTTTATGCAccaaaactatttattttacagttggGAGCTTACTGTGTACACTATCCTGTTGGTTTTTAGGCAAGGCCTACAGAGGCTCTGAGCAGCCATCACTACCTTTGCTCTTGCACCAAAGAACTGTGGGTCCTGCTCATGCACCTTCTGGAGCACAGGAATAAAGTATTACACACACAGGTACTACATCCACAAtacatccaaaaaaaacacacaatagaaTATGACTCTTTCCATGATAAATGCACTAACACATGTTTCCTGCTGTCCTTCCAGTCTTTTTGGAGCTACATGAACTTGCTGTTGAGGCCGCTGGTGTCAGGGAAGCCTGCAGCAGAACAGTTCACTGGCCTCCCCACTCACTGTAAAGACCCTCTGGGATTCACATGGTGGCTGGTCACTCATTTAGGAATGTTAGGCCAGTACAGTCGCAATGGAACCGCCCAGAAGGAGGTAAGAGCCTGAAAATCATAACAGATAATACCTGGCTGGCAGTAAGTTTATCACAGGGTTACCGCTTTTGTAAAACTGCATCTCTAACTAGGAAGTCTGGGAATTAACCCCAAGGGCTGAGTCATACTTACCGCATTCTGCCACTGTGGAGAGACATTTCGCATTTCCCCATGTGCAGCCCGTGGCTCAGTTCATGCGTTAACGAGGCCCCGTGTCAGTCTAATGTTCCATTTTAGTAGCAGTGGACTTGCTCATACAACCTCAAGCAAGTGGCTTTACAGGTTACTGTCCTCTTCATTATCTCTTCGACCAAACTAGAGtgtgccaccaactggactgtgCTGTGCTTGAGGGAGCATGCGCAGTCTGCATGGAATCAAACTGTTGTTTGTGCACGGTCCACATGAACCACTGCAGAAATGGGTGGATGATGAAATTGAACAGATCCTAGTGGATGTCTGTGCGGATGCTTTATGTATGACACGAGCCTAGGACGGAGCAATAATTAAAGAATAACATGCTGTATATTGTGGTATGATTGTCGAACAAAGGTTCAGGCACTGTGCATAGACATACGCAtaagcttgttgtttttttgtccataaggaattttaaaaccacaatgaaTTTCACTGTGCAGCAAAACTTActctttaattatctgacattttaatgCATTATTATCAATATCAGCCATTGTGAAACTTTATTCTATCATGATAAAAATATTTCGCCATATTGAGCAGCCCTACCCAGGCCTTTAAAACCATTAATACTGTGACTTGATGTGACTTTAAATTTATCCAAAACAGTAATATCACCAAAATATATTTTGTTAATGCTTGCATCAACCCAAAATTTGAAAAGGTTTAATTTTAATTCAAGCAAATAGAAATGTAgttttaatgtaattaattaTGTATATCTAGGCCTTTGAGGCTgctaaaaaaagtcactttgcaactaatttttttttacactggcCGTCTGTAGGCTGGTCTGTATTTTGtattataattgttttaaaataaattttttctctcctttatcTCCgtatctccttttttttccccacagaaaCATCTGGATGATAACTGGACCTTTGTAGAAGAGTTGGTCAGGATCACTGTCAATCCTAAGGTCATTCCTACTTCCAACCTTTTTgattaatttcattaatttttcaTGTCTAGAAGTTATACTGAATTATACTGAAGTAAATGTGTTCGTTACTTGTGTGACATCAGGGAGGTCTAGCAGAGGAGCAGGTGAGGATGCatgtccactgctgcctcagtcTCTGTCTACTGTGGGGGCCGAGTACCAGCGCCGTCTCGACTCTTTGGGACTACTACAGCCGGAATCTGGTGAGGATAAGCTTCAAGATGTTACTTAATGCTTTATTATATACGTTGGCAGTTGCATAAACCCTATATGTCACTAAAATGTAAGCATAACTGCTGCAATCAGACCATTTCTAACTTTATTTCGTAATATAACAAGCACTATAACAATTACTTGGCCTTCAGTGCTCTGCTTAGTTTTGTTGCTGTATATCTGTTAGCTTTACTTAAAGCTGTGACAGATAGTTTGATTGAAACGTATCTTTCTTTTCCACTCTGTTGGTTGCAGAGGCGACTCGATTTACGACACAAAGTGACCATTATTCTGCATCCAAAATACTGCAGAAAATAAAGTTCACTCAGTTCCTATTGTGTCTTTCACCTTTCACAGCAAGGTTGCTTACTATGACACAACGCTGACTCTAAGAAACCCTACCTATGTCCTTATTGGCATCTTACTACTACTGTGTCCTTCTAacagtgaccaaacaggaaCTGCAAGGGACACAAAGGTTGTCTGGTTCTCCTTTAATGTTAGGAAGTCAGGCTCTTTCTTATTCCTAATAGACTTGATATCAtgatgcttttttatttatgacaCAATTAATAATTCCTTTTCAAGTTTGGTAGGACTGTTCATGCAGCATTAGAAAAGTATTTATTCTAGGTTATTATCATGGCCTGTACAGTTGCATGATTGTCTTTCCCTCCTCACCAGAACACCTCATTCACTGTGCCCTGGCTTGGGATGTCTGGCCTGGGCACCCTGTGCAAGACACCGCTGGCTCTGTCGGAGCAGGCCCGCAGCTGCTGCTCCCCCTCTACCCTCTATTCCCCAGGACACACCCAGCTCTACCGCTCAGCCAACTCCTTCCACATCTTTCTTCGAGTGTTGGCCCTGTGCCTTGGTCAGGATAGGGCTGGTGGAGCCCCACAGAGACAGATCAAAGGAAGGTAAGGATGGAGAGAGTTTTGGAAGGCTTTGTActttacatttgcttccacctCGAAAAgtaagcctctctctctctcagccagTCAAATCGACAACATATACATACAGGATTTTGGAGGGGCAACATGCAATGGAGGGTTTGACAGAAAATGACTACTAATCGAGGCTAGGCTTTGTAAGAATAATTTTCCCCCCTTAATCTTCTAATGTGctgtgatatgtgtgtgtgtaggtgcgtACGTGCATGAATACACAAACAATCTGTGTTTGCACACTATCATGCTTTTCAGTCTTGTTTGTGCTTGTGCCAGGTGCACTGCAGTCTCCCAGTGTGTCTTTGATATTTACTCAGACCTCCCAGTGGAGCAGGTGTCTCAGGAGTCAACCACCTGCTCTTCCGAACAGACCAGAGCCAAGGAGCTTCCTTCTgatgcacagacacactctcacacacactgcacctgcTCCCTTAAGTAGAAACGTaagaaaataagacaataaagaTTACAGGTTGATGTGTACTGTACATCCAAAAAGAACATTGGACCATCCTATATTCTAGACCGGCTGGGTGCCAGAGAGCAGCAGCCACAGATAAATCCGCCTAATGACTTCCCTCTGTCTGGAATGTGCTCAGTAGAACAGCAGACATGAGGGCTAATTAGCTAACGAGCGTGGCGGTTAATTCGCCTTAACAAAGCTGTGTTGGTTTCCAACACGAATAGTGGGGAGCTTGGGTGGTGGGGGCTGTAGGCAGTCTGGCAACGGCCAGGCTGGCCTGGGACTGATCCAGATTCCCCACTCCACCCTTCACCAAAACTATCACCACTGCCTCgtgcctcctcctcccattcAGGAAGCGCGAGGCTTGTTGACTGTATCGCTATAAGGTCTCGGCAGTATTCCCACTCCTGGCCCGGCTCTGCGGGACACCTGCGACAACCGCATTAATGGGATCGTCGAGGAGCATGTTGATCTCCAAAGTAGGGAGATGGAAGCATCTGCTCGcctaaggaaaaaaaaaaaaagctgtcgggaataaacaaacagacatgcaGGTTAGGGGAACACAGAAAATCCCCACTTCTGGCTCCCAGTACACTGCTTATATCTCTGCTACATATAACCCATTCATCTATTTAAATCTCCCCTTTCCTCACACAATGACTACACGCTTGGCCATCTTCTCCCTCCGTTTTCCTCTGTGGGTGTAACTAATCTGATTTTGGTTTTAACCCAGTCTTATCTCAATTCCTGTCTGGCTTTTCTCCACACCTTTATATCAGTCATACTTCTTACCCTGAGCTTGTCTCAGGATGCTCACTATTAGTGTTTTGACCCCAACAGCAGCTCTACTCACCTGTGTGGTCTGCGTCTGTGTTTGGAAGGTGGTATGGAAAGGGGGAGGCTCCAGTATTATGTGTTTCCCTGCCAGGCGAGAAGGCTGCGAGCTGAATGTgtggctgtatgtgtgtgtggttttattgATCTCTCACTGGTGTTGCAGTAAATTGGTTTGGCTGTAGAGAGAGGGACCAAGCGCCTActgctgtgtgtctgagtgtctcTGACATTTAACATGATCTTTAAAGGCATTTCTCCACAGTGCCCGCAGGATCTCACAGCGTGCTGGGTGGTTCTCTATTCTTCCTCCATctattgcacacacacacacgcacgcacacaagcaCACCACACATTGGCTAGGCAGCCCAGCTTCTCCCCTGGAGCTGAGAGGCTGATGGAGACAGGTGCTGAGGTGCATGGTGGGGGTAGAAAGTTGTGTTTGTCAGTATTTAAAGTCAAAGGTTTGGTTTCAGAGCAGCAAATCACCTCTGATGAGTtggtcaattaaaaaaagaaaacaacaaaacagatttACTTATATTATAAACGGTGCACACTGACTCTAAGCTGACCattccttgtttgtttgttgattttttttctctctcaattttttcatctttatctCCAGGATTTACTCCAGGTTCTCCTCAAAGAAGATGCAGGAGTTGTCAGAGGCAGGCCTCATGaacttcctgctgctgtttctggtGGTGGCCCGACAGATAGAGCTGGAAGATGTGGCCAGCAGAGCCTGTGAGTTGCTGGGCTGCCTTCCCTCTAACTGCCCTCCTGTGCACCGTACCCTTGTCTGGAGAGGGCAGCTgtcattgttgctgttgttccaggtatgttttttttactcatgaaAAACTTACACAAAACATACAGTGTATGCCAGTTTATGAATTaaattttttaatttgaatgttcaattttcatcttttattcttATTCAAGGAGAGGGGACTGGACGTTGGTGCCCAGGCTAGCTGGCTGGCTTCATCCTTTAATGACACTGCCAAAGAGTTCTACGACAAGACCACAGAAGTCTCCCGCAAACTTGCCCTCTGGGGGCCACTTGGCTCCTATCTGGATGGCGTGTCAGAGGTGTTTGAGATGAGCACCAGTCTCAGCCTATCAGAGGAGAAGTTACTAAACGGAGGGTTTGATTGGTTGCTCCGTGCCTGCGGCCAGTCAGAGCTGAATTCTGCCCTGGGATTTCTGCAGTCTGTCCTCGCGCAGCTCAGGTGAGACAGCTGGTGTAAATAAGCATCAGCTCCCAGGTATCACATATCTTTCCTCTGATTTTCAGTGCATTTGCAGATGTTAAATCATTTCACACAAATGTTTTCTGGCCATGGCCAAGCATAGCTTTCGTgaccagaggagaggaggacaaTTTCCTCTGTGTATTCCAACACGGTCCAGAGTCCTCTCATTTCTCATACTGACAAAAGGTGGATTGTGCTGTCAGCAGGAGTAAGAGTCTATGAAGACCTTATGTTTAGCTGAGGCCCCTCTTAGTCTCAGTAGGCCTAGTGGCCTCCAGGTCACACTCACCAGGTGCTGCCCATCCTTGAGTAGAGTTACAGGCCCAAGAGACCCTGCATGGACCCTCCTGTGGTCCTGGGTATGGTGGTAGTGTTGTGGGCCTGTTGAGAGACTATGGTCAGTAGGGTGTCAGGATGGGTTCAGCTGTAGGACACAGGTGTTTGTTACATGAACGACCCCAGCAGAGGGTCAGAACGCCACGGCTGACACAGTGTCTGTTTATGTGGCGAGGTAGAGGTGGGAACAGAGGTGATAGAAGATGGAAGTCAGCTGAGACTGTAAGTTTATGAAGTGAGAAATGACGTGTGATCTTGTAGTGCACAGTAGATCCATCTAAATTAAATCTAATGGCAGGGAGTGTCACCTTGCTTCCCAGccttttattttacagtatcCCCTTGCTTTGTAATGAAGCGTAACACTAGCGAGTACAGTGTAACCGAAGGACACCGCATATGCATGAGAAAGAGCACCAATATTGAGagaaaatggaaatgcaaacacgaaaaaacatattcaaataAGGAAGAACACAAAAGAATTCAACAACAGTAGTACTTCAGAACCCTGGGGTGAGTTATGAGCTTGATTTGTTTTGGCACCAATGTAATGCTTGCCTGCACTTTACGTGCTGTACATAACCTACTCTGAAGTTTTTGGATGGGATTCTTCCCTCTATCAGGAATTTGGGGCTGTGCAGGTactttaatccttttttttcacttactGAGAAGAACACTAAGAGATTGTACCTAAgcaaaatggtctaaaatgcTCTGTAAGGCAGTGGAGTTCAGAGTTCTTTTAGGTTCATTACTACAAGTAACATATTTCTCATTATACATAGTAATTTGATCCATtataaaatatgaagaaaaagagTAACTTAAACATAAATTGTGCTAATGTTGAGAAAGACAAAGCAAGTTTTCTATACCAATTGTTTGTAAGCCAGTGCTGCAGTGACTCTGGCTTAGATATacttatgtgtatatgtatatatatatatatatatcataaaaacatatatatatatatatatggtattGCTGACTGTTAGTAAGCACTAATAGTTGTGCAGCATCCACCACTTAGTACATTAAAAAGATGTTTTGAAATGCTAGAATAAGGACAGTGGCCTTCTCTCCGTTTTTAATGTTGGCGTATGATTGCTTTATTCTCCAGTGTATACATTATTTCCTCCCCACCTTGCATATACAAACCTACAATCCTGCCCACACACACCAAAGGTGAAACACTAACCTAAGAGTACTCCGCTCTTATTTCGCTATTAACACTGTATCTGGTTATCTCTGCTAATTCCCAAACTTCCCATCTCAGATCTTGGGGTTGGAGggcacacatttgcacattaatggccaaggagagcgagagaagaagagaactCCCAGAGGCGCACGCACTGTGTTATGGCCTGGACCACACTGACccatttaaccagataaaaaaaaaaaaaaacatgcttccTCTATCCAATCCGTCCCACCAAATTAAACATAATTCTTTGGCCTGGTAATTCTCGGCATGTCTTTGTGATTAATGCCTTTTCTGTGACACAATTAATGGGTAATTATGTAGCCTGGTAAATTTGGCCTGTGCATCATTATGTCTATTAAGAGCATGTGGAATCTGCACACATTAAGAGAATTATTCTGCCAATGGCTGAGACAGTGGAGGGTCCAAACATTTGTTCTTGATAGCCATTGTCGTGGTGGTGCTGAAGGCACGAAGCCAGTCTCAGGCATAATTCCTAAGTTTGATTCCTTCCCATGATCCTCTGCTGAGGGAGGTTGTGGGTGGCACTGCTTGATGAGATGAGCTGACATTGGCACACTCTGTTGGATCAgttttcactgataacaatTAATTCCCATCTCCTTGATTTGATAAAGTACAAGCCTCCTTGTGATGTGTTTTCCTTTATGAAGATTAAGACAATTTACCAGatgttgtgtctttattttcaaaGACAATGTTCTTTTGTCTATTGTGAAAAAGTTTGTAACCGTTACACctgtaaattttttttttaatagtgctGCTTAGATTATTTTTACAAAGAG
The sequence above is a segment of the Solea solea chromosome 13, fSolSol10.1, whole genome shotgun sequence genome. Coding sequences within it:
- the mms22l gene encoding protein MMS22-like encodes the protein MADDFSQSLTPPVSPFAADNLCELTPAQPPCFCCSETKDDPTGALSTEGYAARGSLKRLLLHLDPAPAEYETDTVEIFGFPWVTETALVETTKVLFGLFRQKVYRLETLVQSSSHDFGQAGNLHYEAEDLRQQCVSFLQFVKVFVYRYLEPSSSLDTCPSHPYEELEAQLPSALLEELFGITLLIGRLKDLPANVQSAFTIKNQGKIFPPSWHLLHLHLDIHWSVLEILHLLGYKMQGQVVYAHQFVNLTGENLTDASLFEEHLCSLLCDLTGLAIGKYSKARPTEALSSHHYLCSCTKELWVLLMHLLEHRNKVLHTQSFWSYMNLLLRPLVSGKPAAEQFTGLPTHCKDPLGFTWWLVTHLGMLGQYSRNGTAQKEKHLDDNWTFVEELVRITVNPKGGLAEEQVRMHVHCCLSLCLLWGPSTSAVSTLWDYYSRNLNTSFTVPWLGMSGLGTLCKTPLALSEQARSCCSPSTLYSPGHTQLYRSANSFHIFLRVLALCLGQDRAGGAPQRQIKGRIYSRFSSKKMQELSEAGLMNFLLLFLVVARQIELEDVASRACELLGCLPSNCPPVHRTLVWRGQLSLLLLFQERGLDVGAQASWLASSFNDTAKEFYDKTTEVSRKLALWGPLGSYLDGVSEVFEMSTSLSLSEEKLLNGGFDWLLRACGQSELNSALGFLQSVLAQLRRVHQRGVQSAPTLAWAHASTSVVKERHLAVAAALWAHFFPFLRSLRLSQTPPAQLADAAAGFTLLAFDLPNSAPQDLQPNPVQSIMQCFAWDDMVQPSLVTRYLPHLLQNSELVSSLSSDYGVGVSGSAQSLSVRAWFRCVLQQHLYKNADGSESRTGRAVDEQLCELTRLVLRLPEVDSLLQRAGLQPTGTKLESTSALEMFIKAVGRVYSGLQVLSERSAMVTKALDYIGDIMKHIKPSLVSKNQEGLQLAYWAVGCIVKHWSPLLATSKAQQLLFRIVDGMLLPHNLTQQDRALRESLPLYLQGLSVASSVSQSQGVYLKQQLRSVTRRYLDHFLPASPSMGIIANHPVLLSACEASSVTRGASLRRTILEVLCESFLQFKGYAPPPRLTSTLMFLLELLRRNSDSEPTLLTLPLPSLLRCVMLVSDPQVRKISTDALQLVVERCAAASTDGPCDQMIAVLRSFVEENEGVYDRQVYSALEIVAVLDPTVVQALAPSLSLSLRNTEHKRGLGKNTALRSAYKKLLSLLGERGQVEITSLEVD